The Branchiostoma lanceolatum isolate klBraLanc5 chromosome 7, klBraLanc5.hap2, whole genome shotgun sequence nucleotide sequence CATGATCTACAACCATCCTGAGACCATCTACTACAAGGCTGCCAAGAAGCTGCTGAACATCGGGGTGAAGATGATGAGCAAGGTAAGGGGAGGAGAAGATCCTGGCATTCAAAATGTCATTGTGTAGTGAGGAAAGACTGAAAGCTTTTGACCTATGTGACGTTTTTTGTACAATTTAAGCTAAACTGTTCTCCTCCTTCATTTGCTTGGCctccttttctttccctttcaCCCTATATGGGCCTAAGGGAGTTAGCAATTTGATTCTTGACCCACAGGGtgaccagtgcaatggccttgTAGGTATAGTGTTCACCTTTGCATTTTGGATGGTTTGGGGTTCAGACTTGAAAAATGATGGATTCTGCTTATGAGTACAGTATTTGAAAACACTCTGCtgccagcggactagccccctaccgatgtacatacatgtagccagtGTATAAgagctatagaaacagagatggtcACCACTCACCACCcctctttggaaaaaaaattgtcagtaCAGTATCTGTAACTGACACTAGGaatgttgttgtgtttgtgtcctACAGGATAAGATTGCATCCATGTACAGAAGTATCGGCTACATGTCCATGATTGACCAGCAGGACACCACAGGGGAGGAGTCAGGAATGATTGACGTGGACACGGTGGATTCGGGGGAACTCCCCTTCCTGACTCAGCAGACAAAGAAGTCCAAGTCCAAGAAATCCAGGTAGACTCGCATAGTACAACTAGGACTAGTTCCAAGAATTACCAAATGTCAATTTACTGGTACTGTACTCAGATAAGATTAGACAAAACATTGTTTGGATGTTGAAATCAGTGCCATCTGTGCTTTGAGATCCTGTCACAAGAAAGAGTAGgttcttttttttatgtttagttTTTTATGCTTGTACCAGACCCAAAGTGTTCTGAAAGTaggtgttgctgttgttgttttcagcaAAAAGGCGCAGCTTGCAGTTTCGGTCATCCCAGAGCTGGAGGACGGTATGACAGCAGAGGAGATAACAGCACAGGTGAAGGAGGCGGCTAAGGATGTGCACAAGAAACTCACCCGCAGGTGTCCTAACAGCAAGGTAAGGGACTGGAACTTGCACATCCAGAAGGCAAGGATTGTACCTTTGGGTCTTATTACATTAGGTGACCATTGAGTGAAATAGAAATATTTCCTTCTCAGTGTGGCagaacaacttttgttttcacTCATTTTTCTGGGATGTCATGAACTTGATCTTTATCTGTTTTTCAAAAATTACCAGATGTGAAGAACATGAATTCAGGTTCTGTAAAAACAATAGCATAGTTCCCATTGTGCTTGTGTTATATAACAATCTAGTATTGCAAAATACAAATTAAAgttacaagcaactggataaatcaGGAAAGATGagaagtttcagacagcatccactgtctttcatcagtgatcaacttttgtattgtgtaactTATTaccctggatgtctaaccttcatggatGTAATCTGGTATGAATAACTTCCCATGTGTTTGTGGATTCCCAACAGATTGGATTTCTACGAAGAGATGAGGAGGGCAACACCACGCTAGCTGTGGTCAACCCCGACTCTGCTACAGAACGTAAGAAGAGACCATTTCAGAAATTGATATCCTTGGTTGTTTGCATTGAGACTGTAGATTTTGTAGCCGCCAATCCAACCTTTGGTGCTATATGTCTCCCACGGAGTGTTAATGgttaagctacatgtagctagctaAAGCCTGTCACagattcaggaccttcccatgactttgctTCCAACCACCCCCAACCAGGCTGCATGGAATAAACCATTAGTTGCAACAGTAATAATTGGGAAAAGTGTTGTAACACTGTGTAACAGGTTTAAGCTTTTTTTATGGTGTAGGTTTTGCAGGTGCTTGAATAGTTTTAATTGTTTGAGTGAACCGAAGCTTGGATAGGGTGGATTCCATGTTACAGTCTGTCTGTATTGTAACATCATTGTTCCCACAGCTGGAGACGAGGTGCACACAGTGAACCTGGGCATGTTGGTAGGGAAACTCGCCACCGGAACAAGCTCACTGCCGGGGTTCAGGGAGGACAAGAGGAACAAAGTCACTCCTGGTGAGAAAACACAACCCGCAAAGTGGTATTTAGTAGTCTTAGTTTAAAAAAGTTTaaatccttcccacaccttttggTTTATATGTAGGATGGTGGCCATCATGAAGCCGAAAGTTTTGTTAACGGTATTGtaaagtccttcccacaccagatggtgcatagggcggtgccaATTTCTGTTTCTATACCCCTTGGGCCCCTGCACAGTTATGCTGTGGGGcaggtccactggtagtggtgtgtgttcaagtaCCCTACTCTTcctcataagtgctgagtgctaagccaTTTTTAAAGTTAAGTTTTAAAAGTGTTCTTGGGAGAATGAACTATGTTGAATCAAGTTTTCACATACTAAGGACTGACTACATCTGATGATTTTTCCCCCAGTGTCCTACTTGATGTATGGGCCTTTTGGAACCCATGCCCCTCAGTACGACTCAACGTTTGCTAATCTCAGCAAGGCAGAGTCAGACCTTCTGCTGTCGACCTATGGAGATGAAGCTGGGGTGCAGTATGCACAAAGGTATCATGCAATCTACACTGGATTTTGTTTGCAAACCACCtctcggcataacacacctggttgtgtacaataagtacaagttgcacaagaccagactgataggtttgACCAACTCACACAGGAATTATTATCGGTTAATgttatgggttctttaacaaTCAATCTCAAGTGgtggctctcctcaagcacGTGACTTCctgctttatgtcccatccaagacgacgtccctaaccaaagttaggtattcattttcgAAATTGATTTAAAGtacccaagggcacagcatgtTCCAatctgctagggatttgaattCAGAACCTTTCGATTTTAAGTCAACAATCCTTACCAAAAGGCCACCTTCTAACCATATTTTCGTGTCCCTAGCATACTGTCCTTTGTAAAGGATGCTGGTGCAGATGCTGCACATGTTGTAGACCATCTCCTGGACTCCTTGACTGGAGGAGAACACTCTAAAGCCATGAAGCAACTCTTGGAGGTCAGTTTAGTCATTTTGCTGTACAGTTAAAGCTGGTCAACCTTTAAGTGCAATGCTGTTTCAATAGCTGAAAGAgtaatgtggctttgctactgCTTGCATTTATAGCCAAGTGctccaggtcacccctactcttcttgataagtgtgttgggtttaaGTATTTATCAGAAATCTGGTTTCTATTAGTTCTAAAAAGTCTTCAGCCACTGTCAATGATTTCCCACTGTCTGTCTAGAATGCAGGTAGATTGAATACATCTGTAGACATTGTAGTTTCCTTTCATCCATAGAAAGAGAAGgcagaaaaagagaaaaaagcaGAAGCAGAACAGAAAGATGGTAAGACGAAACCTTCTTCGTCAGAGAACACACCAGCAGAGACAGCCAGTAGATCAGAACAGCAGACAGCACAGGACAGCTCAGAACAGCAGAGAAAACAGGTAGACATACATCatcaaatggtttattgataaaacaaGAAACTGGCAGCCAGTAGCTGAATTATGTCATGTTGTACATGAAAGAGCTTCTGCATTAAAGATTACAATTACACATAAGATATTAAGTTATGATATTTGTCATTACACAATCTAAAATGTAATTACACATTAAAATCAAGAATGTTGGCTGATACTGTTGTTTTAGGGCGGATAGCTATTTGGTTTTACTTCGATAAAGACATGTGGATCTTCTATCTCTaagacttagacttagatcaAGCCCCATTTGATAGTGTCATGTAACATCACCTTACATCATCTTTGAGAGATTGtgagaatttttgtttgtttgccccAGGGAGAGGTCAAGAAGGAAACAGACAGTGAAGAGACCAAGAGCTGTCAGCAGGTACGTGTTGGTGTTCTTGTCAGTTTGAAAACTGCTGTGGAGTAAACTCTAAACTTTCTCTTTTTTGGAAGTGCTTGTTTTGAGCAGAAGGTCTGTACCAGTGGACATTAATGAACTTTACAAAAACAGTGTTTCAAAAGTTACTTGACATTTGCTTGTGTCTTACAGAATGAGAGCAGTATAACGAGCAGTGGAGAGGACTTCAGTAAGTGTCACCGGATTTGTTGTTTCTAACCTTAGCTTTGGTGGCATACATCGGCTTTGTGGTTATGGTGTCAGCCCCCGAATCAAGAGCTTCAAATCCCTTAcaggccccagtgttgtgcccGTGGGAAACGCACTTTAAACAAATCTCTCCACTTCACTAAGGTAACAGTAACAAGCTAACAATAACCACTGTTTAGCTAGCACATTAATAGGGATGTAATGGGTAAACAGTAAGTAGGTGATTCTTACTGCCagcttattttcttttctataacagcagtttttgtaattttgtcATATTCAAATAAGTCAGGAGACACATGGTAATCTTTGTCATTTTGAACTTGAGAACAAGTGTCTCCTGTTGTGAATGTAAACTTTCACTCCTATTTTTGCAGATGTGTCAGATATCGACTTTGACAACCTGAAGTCACTGTCTGTAGAAGGCATCGACATGTCGTTTCTTGATGGACTAGGTAAGCAGTGGTTTCCTTCTCTCTTCCTTACATGGAATCATTGTGGGAAAAACAGAAATTTAGATTCAAGTGTAAGGTGCAGATATGTATTTGGTAGTGACTCAATTGACCAATAACAGTGAAAATACTATTGTATTCTGACAGGATGAAATAACTTTTTCTTCAATGATTAAGCCTGAGGGGAATAATAGACCAATACTGACTGTCCACCACAATTAGGAGTTTAACTAATGATAGCAAGGCAATTAGCTGGTCGATAATGAGACAGTGGCTGCATTTTCGTgaaaaatttgcatttttgtgtttttattttgcatttctacaatTTGACATAGGTGGGCGGGGCTGTGGGATTGGTGTTTTGCTGATAAATGAACCTAAGTCTTCAGATGTAGAAATTTTATGGCAGATTGTGAGCTTCTGTCTTGTGGTTTGACAGTATAAAATTTGAGACAGTTGTACTCTGAGGGATAATCATTGTTATAATGACCTCCTGCAGGTAGGCCTACCCCAGCATGAGACTCTGATTTTTATACTATTTTTCCCTGTTAACAGAGACTGAACTCAAGAGGGAGCCAGATTCAAGGTGAGAACTGTATAACTTGTTTATTCCCCTGAATGATTACAAAGTTGCACTCATTCTCCCACGGAGGCCATTTTATGCAGGTTTGTGATAACTTGGCTCTTTTGAGAAAAACTGAGAAGCTTCTTTGTACTTAAGATTTGACTGAGACTTTTCTTACATCCGGTGTGTTCTCCTACTTGAAAAGCAGGGATCTTCCTTAAGAATAGAACAATGGTACCGGTGCTGTTCCATCGTACTGTATCGTATCGTACCTCAGCCCCTATGGCAAAAAGGTTATGGAATCTTTTAAGGAATCGTTGTGTTCTTTATTTGTCCATCCTAATGCTTGGTAGATGATTGGCTTGACAACTGTCTGCCAACTTTCTGTTCTTCCCAGGTTTCGCAATGGacaaaagaaaattcaaagCTAGCTCTGTTACTAATCACTTTTAATGTGATGGAAGTTGCTAGCTTTGATACACAGAATCATCCCTACTTGATAAGTTGTTTTCTAATTCACAGATTGCAATGTGTTATTCTTTGTATCTAATGATACATCTTATTTTACAATTCACACCTACAGTGCAGTGCAACAACGTCTGGATGAGAACATGGCCCTGATTGCAGACCTGCAGAGGACACAACACGAGAGACTGAGCGCCAAGCCGCCTTCAAACCTCAGCTTTGTACCTGGACCAACTCAGAAAGAACTTCAGATAGGTAAGGAGACTCTAGTCTTTGTTTTGCGACTTTCTGTATGGTACAAATGTGAGAATTAATTAtctgaaaaacatttttgtttcagGGCATTTTTATTAtaactatttttttctcttttctgcTGATTAATCTGTAACTTTGTCAGAAATATGTTATTCTTTGAATTATGACAACAAGAACTGTGATTGTTCTTTCTCTGCAGCACAAAAACTGACCCAGGGACTAAGAGAGCTTACCTCAAAGGTAAGGGCTGttccaagtattttacatgacagTAGGGCAGCAAAAAGGGCCCATAAGAAAAAATTCATTAAGTAGTGGAGccctgaagtacatgtaacaaacatAGTCTATTGTCCTTATAGTGCTAGTGGTGTATTCTAATTCACGTGTACAATGTTTAGAAACTGATTGCATACGTATACATAAATATTTTGTAGGTTTCTCCAGCCGACGTCACCAAAGTTACCGACATccgcaaggccatgggcatcactACCCTGCCTGTTTCCACGGCAGCCACGCCCTCAGACGTCCCAGCTGACACGCCCGCTGCCTCCGACCAGGCCCCCAGCACTTCTcagtcagccaatgagagcGAAGCAGAAGACAAGATTGACAAGGAGTTGAGGGAATTTTTAGAATCGCCAAGTGGTCAGCAGGAGGAGGGGGAAAGAGATGAAAGTCAAACTATGGACATCTCTACATGACCTAATTTATAAGGTTTCATCTTGCAGTGATAAATATTACAACTGTACACAAATCCCgtcatgaaaatgtaaaatccCTGCATAAATATGCGAAGATTGTCAATCTGTGGGAACTTCTGTAAACTGAACATTTCGATTAGCATTCAATATGTATGTTTGTCGCAGTCATGCTGTGCAgtcagttttgttgtcttgaTAGATTACCTAGATAAAGGTGAAGAATTAATCATTAAACTTTATGTGAGCAAACAAACCTGATTCATATTTActtgtgctgtttgtaggttCATGTAAGTAAGAGTGAACACGGTTGTCAACTGCAAATTAAGCCcatttgaagtttgaaaaaaattagatttGATTATGTTGTCACAgtcaatatttctttatttcttttttacatAACAAAATAAGAGAACAAAAAATTGAACTGTAAATGttataaaacattttcatcGACCCAGTACTATTTGTCATTTAAATTTCTAAAACACTTTCACCACCACTTTCTTACCACTTAATTACTTTAAAACATATTAAAAGTAATTAGCCACTTAATACATGTTTGGAACTTGTTTCAAAATACAGATAAAAGTGTCTTTTTATAAAACAAGCTACATGAAATGCAAATCCCCATCTCCAACATTAGCAGACTTCTTACTACATCATGAAAAGTGTTGAAAGACATATTTTTAGCcatgacattgacattgtcTATTATTTCACTACATTCCAGTGGGAAGTTTTACCCATTAGTTTCAGGCACTCACTGGTTTAAATATCATGGTACATTTACCTCACTTCTATTCCTATGTGAGAAACTTTCCCATTTGTATACATGCATAAAAGACCCTTTAATTAAATATTAATATTTCCATTACCTGTTCCACAGATACATCTTAGCGCCACTTCATATGTGGCTAAGTTGTAAACAATGTAAAATATCATATATGCTAAAAGGTTAAAACAACTACATACTAGATTTAGAAGATACCAACTATAACAAGATATGTTACAATGACGACAGACGTTAAGTTTCGTTTGAGCAAAGAAACAGTGAAAGCTGCAAGCTACTTTCACATCTGATCTAGTGATGGGTACTTCTGATGTAAGCCTTGACTACGCAGTGCATAGAGACGTTCCCGTAAACTGCAAAAACAAATATATCTGTTGGTCAATATCACAACCAAAAACATTTACATCTAGTGTAATTTTCATCATGTACACAAAGCATGAGCTGATTTGAGTCTTCAAAGCTAAAAAGAATAATCCATAGCTGAAGGCAGAATAAACAAGGACAATATACATTGCAATTTATAAAACAAGATTGGGACACAGCTACATGGAAAACCACACACATAGCTTGCACTGAAAATACTTCATCAGCCTCCTATATAGTTCCTGTGTGAGTTCTATTTCGAGAATAAAGCATGACAAGAGACACAGATGGATTTATGACATGCTGTATCATGATCAATATGTCTTTCAGTGAAATACCATGTTTTCTTGCATCTCTGTTCCTGGTGTAATGGTTACATGTCTTATCAAACCTACCTGTCCACAGTTGGCTGGTAGTGTTCCCGTACTTGCTGTACTGTCAGTTCTTTGATCTCCTGCATGGTATACTGATGGgagatgtacatgttacatttgaAGATTGAAGTAGCACATGCTTTATAATCTAATATAAGAACAAGGCAACTGCTGTCTCAGTTAGGCACATACATTTCAACATTGGGTCATtctgaaaatgcagaaaatgatcaGTGACAGAAGACAACTCTTGTTTGAAAATTGGCAAGTTAACATTAACAGATTTTTTCTTCGGGTCttaataagtacatgtaatcttCTCCAAATCCAAATATGTACCCCCCCCCTTTTTGCAATGCCACTGAGATCACAATGATAGTAACTGCCATTTCAAGCCCAGACTACTGTAGGCAAACTTATAAACAATGTACTTTCCCCACAGTCTACTAAACGTGCATTAcagttagcctccgttgcagactccccTCGGCTGTTTTCTTCAAGATACCGTTTTCTtactacatttttttccttcttacaggtccagagtctgcaacggaggctacattaCTCTTGCCCAATCTGAAAATAAATTACATATTTCTACTGTATTTGAGAAATGATCAATTTAAGTGTCCCTGCATGTATGTCTTTACTCACAGCATATATACATGCTTGTCTGCGGAAGTAGGCGTGGCCCTCCTCATCCTCGTGTATGGGGTAAAGCACAACATGTCCAGGGTGACCCGCTTTGTTTTCAGAGTTGGAAACGTCAAAGGGCAAAACAGTGATCTCAACCACATAGTCAGGTGCAACAAAACCCTGTGGAGAGACAAGAGGAATTCAAGGAGGATATTCTGTAAATCATGACATTTTTTCGGTGAATTTAATGAATTGAGAATAGGGGGCACAGCAAGAGCATGGCTGTTGTCAATACTTTTCTCACTTTAAGTTTTTGataatttcatcatcatcatcatcggtcgacccccgggggggacggggcaagtccatgcacaacttcaaaccacaccagtctatctgccatggccgcactaaGGTCTTCCATATGTGAATTGAGGTGTCTCTAGATAGAGCCCCTGGAAAAGTCAGCTTTCTGGATCGTGTTTAAACTTGAGAATTCAATAGTCTGAGGAAAGTTGTGTgcatcaaagtttcaaacattgACTACGTTTCAATCCCTGGTATTCAGGGTAACTCTTTTAGAAGATGTTAGACGGAACCTTCAGCTAATATGTTCAATGTCAAAAGGCATCTTCCCATTTTGCAAGTTACCAACGGCTGGAAGTCAGTTTTATGTTGCTTGGGGAAAAACAAATCAAGTACAGAATGTCCCTTGAAATTTATTTCGCGGATGTTTTTTATGAACATCGCTACATTCCAGACAACACTTGAAAACTGGTTGAAAAATAAGAACTTTGACGTACATAAGCAAAGTTTGACAGAATGAACTTTGACGTACATAAGCAAAGTTTGACTTGAGGTTAGTGGGGTCgcgtggcgcaacggcagagcgttcggctcagaaccaagaggtcctgagttcgaatcctgccgtgtcaccgatcttgtgcccttgggaaaggcacttcacacgactttcctcactcaacccaggtgtaaatgggtacctgactttggttggggaaggtcgtattgagatCACCTGGTGacagccacccagacccttgcgacaaatccacaaaatgcaagtgtggatagatTAGGTATATGctgtattatgtgaaacatgCAAACCGCATCAATTCagtgctagaaaggctgccattgcgggtaatttcagaccaataaaaaccaataaaaaaaaacataagaatAAAAGGCAACAGTTGTTATTGAACTGTTTGTACCATGTTGAACTGAGCCAGGGCGTCCTTGTCACACCAGCAGTAGTCAGGAGTCCTCAGGAGGTGAGGGCGCTGTCTGGTGACTTCATCCAGACCCTCCCTTAAGCCACAGAAGAAAGGAGGGTTAAACACaccacacatagctgaccacgGCCTTCCAACCTTCTCCAGGCCATGGTTCGGTTGGTAGGTGAGGTTACTTAGTCTTTAAGAGTCGTCTGTGCTAACTGACTatcggatttaaaaaaaaatcaaagttggaAAAGTCTTATTCTTCTTAGACGCAATGAGGGGTAAATCATGGATTGCAGGACAaccctgtacatgtatcatttttagccattttcccCATTTTTAGAGGTGTGGGCTGTTGTTACTACTTAGCACCAACCAGCAACCAACCAGCAAAGGCTATGGAATTAGATGTGAAACTCAGCATGCTTGGGTCATAGAGATTGTGTAGAACACAAAGTTcttgcataatacatgtaagGCGTATACCTAACATCAGCAGCCTTTCCTGCCTCTATTTCATCCCGTAAAGTCACAACGGGGACAAACTTGATTTTCCAGCGGTGTCTGGCTACTGGAGGATTGTACCTGCCCATTAGGTCCACCATTCCTGTCACAACATGAT carries:
- the LOC136439439 gene encoding schlafen-like protein 2, producing the protein MATGSGESKTRSKKLFYIRDSVVDVEEDFNHEFKGHRNLAVEELPSWCYQPGSERRSRRAISRALNAFLNTGKGGTVYLGITDDGRVKGIRLTQYQKDHVVTGMVDLMGRYNPPVARHRWKIKFVPVVTLRDEIEAGKAADVREGLDEVTRQRPHLLRTPDYCWCDKDALAQFNMGFVAPDYVVEITVLPFDVSNSENKAGHPGHVVLYPIHEDEEGHAYFRRQACIYAYTMQEIKELTVQQVREHYQPTVDSLRERLYALRSQGLHQKYPSLDQM
- the LOC136439428 gene encoding bromodomain-containing protein 7-like; translation: MGKKHKKHHKSDRGERPIVEEKPGLKLVLKVSSGEGQQISYGKSPPAAPSFYEPDPEHHKKKKKNKKKKKKKKHSHEKERPVEEFTVPKSKEREKHKKRSRDQFESSLDAEAPLAKQPALSIPSLGEKPVTPNRGVRACRMRDRDDQDNTPLRQCLENLHRQLQRKDVNQFFAWPVTDAIAPGYSQIILRPMDFSTMKDKLVNDEYSSIEEFRNDFKVMCDNAMIYNHPETIYYKAAKKLLNIGVKMMSKDKIASMYRSIGYMSMIDQQDTTGEESGMIDVDTVDSGELPFLTQQTKKSKSKKSSKKAQLAVSVIPELEDGMTAEEITAQVKEAAKDVHKKLTRRCPNSKIGFLRRDEEGNTTLAVVNPDSATEPGDEVHTVNLGMLVGKLATGTSSLPGFREDKRNKVTPVSYLMYGPFGTHAPQYDSTFANLSKAESDLLLSTYGDEAGVQYAQSILSFVKDAGADAAHVVDHLLDSLTGGEHSKAMKQLLEKEKAEKEKKAEAEQKDGKTKPSSSENTPAETASRSEQQTAQDSSEQQRKQGEVKKETDSEETKSCQQNESSITSSGEDFNVSDIDFDNLKSLSVEGIDMSFLDGLETELKREPDSSAVQQRLDENMALIADLQRTQHERLSAKPPSNLSFVPGPTQKELQIAQKLTQGLRELTSKVSPADVTKVTDIRKAMGITTLPVSTAATPSDVPADTPAASDQAPSTSQSANESEAEDKIDKELREFLESPSGQQEEGERDESQTMDIST